In Aspergillus luchuensis IFO 4308 DNA, chromosome 1, nearly complete sequence, the following are encoded in one genomic region:
- a CDS encoding fungal specific transcription factor domain-containing protein (COG:S;~EggNog:ENOG410PIT7;~InterPro:IPR007219;~PFAM:PF04082;~TransMembrane:3 (i31-49o99-116i309-331o);~go_function: GO:0003677 - DNA binding [Evidence IEA];~go_function: GO:0008270 - zinc ion binding [Evidence IEA];~go_process: GO:0006351 - transcription, DNA-templated [Evidence IEA]) translates to MHTRLPFLDRAELMQLHATVRKSPSDQMSEAARFKLFMVYAIGAAILQMTETYDSTAPSAFVAMALQLESVLGESQSYMNIEALMLLVLYHMRTSSATRVWYLIGLAMRICIDLGLHRESQYQKMRPYEGQMRRRLFWSVYLVERYVAWSLGRPFSVPEEDIDVHAPADLDDSCTSDELVEQALQGSVAPREPARGRKLRRFIALAQLQRIMSQIHTRVYRTDKNIATLVPETTPLLAALEEFEISLPAMAPEEDDFVHMHWNNAIRMLIQRFVGVLPRGDPLIEKCLYASGQMCQCFKRLRQRDSSGYSFLLVNSLYMAGLTICLCLFRAPQLWTVAVSNDLRACSSALFVMAERNPSLKKYRDGLEMIINRVMESVNDAAKADPMLSDSHTEDVIPTPHSESVSAQTDVTTGNSHFSAGWLDFQYPLPPMGGLTGHDPYGQGSAAGDTPDIWHTFSDMFPEIWSNDLLSMDMSDGLNWFTPE, encoded by the exons ATGCATACCCGTCTCCCGTTTCTTGATCGTGCGGAACTGATGCAATTGCATGCGACCGTACGAAAGTCCCCGTCAGATCAAATGAGCGAGGCTGCACGGTTCAAACTATTCATGGTATACGCCATTGGCGCAGCTATTCTACAGATGACTGAGACCTACGACTCCACGGCCCCGAGCGCGTTTGTAGCCATGGCACTACAGCTGGAATCTGTCCTCGGGGAATCGCAGTCCTACATGAACATTGAAGCACTCATGTTACTCGTCCTCTATCACATGCGAACATCGTCTGCCACGAGAGTATGGTATCTGATAGGTCTAGCCATGCGCATCTGTATTGATCTAGGTTTGCACCGCGAATCTCAGTATCAGAAGATGCGACCGTATGAAGGGCAGATGCGCCGGCGATTGTTCTGGTCTGTCTACCTGGTTGAGCGATATGTGGCCTGGTCTTTGGGACGGCCGTTCAGTGTTCCCGAGGAGGATATTGATGTCCATGCTCCAGCGGATCTGGATGATTCGTGTACCAGCGACGAGCTGGTTGAGCAGGCTTTGCAGGGCTCAGTGGCTCCGCGTGAGCCGGCGCGTGGAAGGAAGCTTCGGAGATTTATTGCTTTAGCGCAGTTGCAACGCATCATGTCACAGATTCATACCCGGGTTTATCGGACTGATAAGAACATCGCAACGCTAGTCCCGGAGACAACTCCGCTGCTTGCTGCGTTGGAGGAATTCGAAATATCGCTGCCGGCAATGGcaccagaagaagacgattTTGTCCATATGCACTGGAACAACGCCATTCGGATGCTCATTCAGCGGTTCGTGGGAGTCTTACCGCGGGGGGATCCCCTGATTGAAAAATGCTTGTACGCGTCAGGGCAGATGTGTCAGTGTTTCAAGCGGCTGCGACAGCGCGATTCATCTGGGTACTCCTTTCTCCTAGTTAACTCGCTGTATATGGCTGGATTGACTATCTG CCTTTGCCTCTTCCGAGCCCCTCAACTGTGGACAGTAGCCGTGTCAAATGATCTGAGAGCCTGTTCTTCTGCGCTATTCGTTATGGCGGAGAGAAATCCTAGTCTGAAGAAGTACCGAGACGGGCTGGAGATGATCATCAACCGCGTGATGGAATCTGTCAATGATGCGGCCAAGGCCGATCCTATGCTAAGTGATTCCCATACCGAGGACGTTATTCCCACACCACATTCTGAGAGTGTGAGCGCACAGACCGACGTGACGACTGGGAATTCTCATTTCTCAGCAGGATGGCTCGACTTTCAGTATCCGTTGCCCCCTATGGGAGGGTTAACTGGACACGATCCATATGGGCAGGGATCTGCAGCAGGAGACACACCCGACATCTGGCATACATTTAGCGACATGTTCCCGGAGATATGGTCAAACGACCTGTTAAGCATGGACATGTCTGATGGGCTAAACTGGTTTACTCCGGAGTAG